DNA from Nitrospina gracilis Nb-211:
TTATCTGTTATTTCCTGGCCATTATGGCGGTGCTTTCCCAGAAAACGCCATACGCCTACAGTGAGGAATCCGTCCCGCGTGAATATGTCCTGAAAACCAGTATCATTTTGAAAATCTTTGAATTCATAAAATGGCCGGAAGAAAAAATGATTCATAACAGCGAGCCCCAGTTTGTCCTGTGTATCGTGGGCAGCAACCCTTTCGGTAACCTGTTTCAGCGGGCTCAGCAGGAGGGTGTCTTCCGGAACAAGCTGATTGTCAAAAACTTTTCGTCGGGCTCCGATCTGGACTCCTGCCATTTGGCTTATATTGGTGAATCGGAGAATGAGAATTTGGAAGAGGTACTTCATCGCACAAAGGGCAGGCCCATCCTGTTTGTCGGTGACACGCCAGGATATTCTCAGCGCGGTGTGGGAATCAATTTTGTGATTTTAAATAACAGGATCCGGTTTAAAATCAATCGGAGGGCCGTGGAAGACAGGGATATCCGAATTAGTTCGGAACTGCTAAACTTAGCCATTTTGGTTGATGAGTGACGGGCCATGAAAAACTTTGGTGATCTTTCCATAAAAAGCAAGCTGATCATTATCCTGCTGACTATGACTTTGATCACCTTTGCCCTGTGCAGTGCGATTTTCCTCTATAACGATCTGAACCTGTTCCGAAAGAGCCTGGTGCGGAACCTGGACATTCTGGCGAAGACGGTTGGCGCCAACAGCCGTGCCGCGGTTTATTTCGAAGATCCTAACACCGCGGAAAACATCCTCTCTTCTCTTAAAGTGGATCCTCAAATCCTTTTCGCGGTTCTTTACGATGCGGATGGCAATTCCTTTGTGACGTACCGGCGCGATGAAACCGTCAACATCGTGCCCCCCGTTTTTCCGGTCAACCAGGAAGGGCAGGCTTCCTATAACAACAGCCTGGAGCTGATCCGGTCCATTGAGCTGAACGGGAAAATCATAGGCCGGATTTACCTGAAGGCTCACCTGAAGGAATATGAAGAAGTCCTGTCCAACTACATTTATCTGATTGGGAGCATTCTTTTCGTCACCATCCTGGTATCGGTGGCCATCGCATTCAAGCTTCAAAGCATCATTTCCAAACCCATCCTTTCCCTGGCGAACACAACCAGGAAAATTTCACAAGAGCCCGATTACTCCTTGAGGGTCAAGCACCAGAACCAGGATGAGCTGGGCATTCTGTTCAATGGCTTTAACGAAATGGTGTCCCAGATTGAAAAGCGGGAATCCGCGCTCTCCGCCACCAACCGGCAATTGAT
Protein-coding regions in this window:
- a CDS encoding YfiR family protein, whose protein sequence is MLRRDLFKLFICYFLAIMAVLSQKTPYAYSEESVPREYVLKTSIILKIFEFIKWPEEKMIHNSEPQFVLCIVGSNPFGNLFQRAQQEGVFRNKLIVKNFSSGSDLDSCHLAYIGESENENLEEVLHRTKGRPILFVGDTPGYSQRGVGINFVILNNRIRFKINRRAVEDRDIRISSELLNLAILVDE